Proteins from one Rosa chinensis cultivar Old Blush chromosome 7, RchiOBHm-V2, whole genome shotgun sequence genomic window:
- the LOC112177110 gene encoding transcription factor bHLH93, translating into MELNEHSFLEELLALRRDSSWETIPPEMNEFLSSSTWSSFDYFDNQNPPPFFPQSSSGQEFSPPFEPNLNNYHNNTTFNEVYYPLGFGTDELLSAPQVTTDSSYNTLGDTPPFPVQEDNNPWSMLEEEELSLLGDEIHDLETQAAACKVEPTQSSSSPEAAPVFNMGMCVERNSRTSKKLQGQPSKNLMAERRRRKRLNDRLSMLRSIVPKISKMDRTSILGDTIDYMKELLDRINNLQHEIEESGSDQLNVMRLFKDMKPNELLVRNSPKFDVQRRNVDTRIEICCAGKPGLLLSTVTTLETLGLEIQQCVISCFNDFAMQASCSEGLDQRTLVTSEDMKQALFRNAGYGGRCL; encoded by the exons ATGGAGCTCAATGAACATAGTTTCTTAGAGGAGCTGTTAGCTCTTAGAAGAGACAGTTCATGGGAAACCATTCCCCCCGAAATGAATGAGTTCTTGTCTAGTAGCACCTGGAGTAGTTTCGATTACTTCGATAATCAAAACCCACCACCATTTTTCCCCCAGTCTTCTTCCGGCCAAGAATTCTCACCTCCATTTGAACCAAACTTGAACAACTACCACAACAATACCACTTTCAATGAAGTGTACTATCCCTTAGGCTTTGGTACTGACGAACTGCTTTCAGCTCCACAGGTCACCACTGATTCGTCTTACAACACACTCGGCGATACGCCGCCGTTTCCTGTTCAGGAAGACAACAATCCATGGTCCATGCTCGAAGAAGAAGAGCTGAGTTTACTTGGAGATGAAATACACGACTTGGAGACTCAGGCTGCTGCTTGTAAAGTGGAGCCGACTcagtcctcctcctcccctGAAGCAGCTCCTGTCTTCAACATGGGTATGTGTGTAGAAAGAAACAGCAGAACTAGCAAGAAGTTGCAGGGGCAGCCATCTAAGAATCTAATGgctgagagaagaagaagaaagcggTTAAATGACCGCCTTTCGATGCTAAGATCAATTGTTCCCAAGATAAGTAAG ATGGACAGAACATCTATACTTGGAGACACCATAGATTACATGAAAGAACTCCTGGACCGAATCAACAACTTGCAGCATGAAATTGAAGAAAGTGGTTCAGATCAGTTGAATGTGATGAGACTTTTCAAGGATATGAAACCAAATGAATTGCTAGTGAGGAACTCACCCAAG TTTGATGTTCAAAGGAGGAATGTGGACACAAGGATTGAGATTTGCTGTGCAGGAAAGCCAGGGTTATTACTATCCACAGTTACTACCTTGGAAACATTAGGCCTTGAGATTCAACAGTGTGTTATTAGCTGCTTTAATGATTTTGCAATGCAAGCTTCTTGTTCAGAG GGTTTGGATCAGAGAACACTAGTAACTTCTGAGGACATGAAGCAAGCACTGTTTAGAAATGCAGGATATGGAGGAAGGTGTTTGTAA